In Rhodobacter xanthinilyticus, a single window of DNA contains:
- the clpS gene encoding ATP-dependent Clp protease adapter ClpS encodes MMADQENDAENDLGLALKTRPKTQRPPMYKVLLLNDDFTPMEFVVHILERFFHLDHAQAFEIMLMVHKKGLAVVGVFSYEVAETKVTQVMEFSRRHQHPLQCTMEKE; translated from the coding sequence ATGATGGCCGATCAAGAGAACGATGCCGAGAACGATCTCGGCCTCGCTCTGAAGACGCGCCCGAAGACGCAGCGCCCGCCGATGTACAAGGTCTTGCTGCTCAACGACGATTTCACCCCGATGGAATTCGTCGTGCATATCCTCGAGCGGTTCTTCCACCTCGATCATGCGCAGGCCTTCGAGATCATGCTGATGGTCCATAAAAAGGGCCTCGCGGTGGTGGGCGTGTTCTCCTATGAGGTCGCCGAGACCAAGGTCACGCAGGTGATGGAGTTCTCGCGCCGCCACCAGCACCCGCTGCAATGCACCATGGAAAAGGAATGA
- a CDS encoding SDR family NAD(P)-dependent oxidoreductase — protein MSLAITGKTAIITGAAHGIGLAIARHFIDRGAHVMCADIDEAKLNAEFGDEARNDGPVRIFAGDLCQKLTVNNLLSATVDAYDRIDILINSARAFAPCDPLEPIQDVLEDMLRQNMMGALRLSQMTAKRMISLAEKENRTTGEVGTIINVSTLAAQRAQPELLAYSIACAAQDQATRSLAVALAPYRIRVNGVSFASVMSASLQAALKENGDWREAIVAGTPMGRIAPPSELAETVQYLASSGAGFVTGQVIQVDGGRSVIDPIAVPVY, from the coding sequence ATGTCGCTCGCAATCACCGGCAAGACCGCGATCATCACCGGCGCGGCGCATGGCATCGGCCTCGCGATCGCGCGCCATTTCATCGACCGCGGCGCGCATGTGATGTGTGCCGATATCGACGAGGCCAAGCTCAACGCCGAATTCGGCGACGAGGCGCGCAATGATGGCCCGGTGCGGATTTTCGCGGGCGATCTGTGCCAGAAGCTGACGGTGAACAACCTGCTCTCGGCGACCGTCGATGCCTATGACCGGATCGATATCCTGATCAACTCGGCGCGCGCTTTCGCGCCCTGCGACCCGCTCGAGCCGATCCAGGATGTGCTCGAGGATATGTTGCGCCAGAACATGATGGGCGCGCTGCGGCTCTCGCAGATGACCGCCAAGCGGATGATTTCGCTCGCGGAAAAGGAAAATCGCACGACCGGCGAGGTGGGCACGATCATCAATGTCTCGACGCTGGCGGCGCAGCGCGCCCAGCCTGAGCTGCTGGCCTATTCGATCGCTTGCGCGGCGCAGGATCAGGCGACGCGCAGCCTCGCGGTCGCGCTCGCGCCGTATCGGATCCGGGTCAATGGCGTCTCCTTCGCCTCGGTTATGAGTGCGTCCTTGCAGGCCGCGCTGAAGGAAAACGGCGATTGGCGCGAGGCGATTGTCGCGGGCACGCCGATGGGCCGCATCGCGCCGCCTTCGGAGCTTGCCGAGACGGTGCAATATCTCGCCTCCTCGGGCGCGGGCTTCGTCACCGGCCAGGTGATCCAGGTCGACGGCGGGCGTTCGGTGATCGACCCGATCGCGGTGCCGGTCTACTGA
- a CDS encoding DEAD/DEAH box helicase, producing the protein MTQFEHLPAALNEALAAKGYAALTPVQEAVSQPELAGRDLLVSAQTGSGKTVAFGLAMAQELMADGGLSPYADLPRGLIIAPTRELAQQVSRELSWLFAQAGAVITGAVGGMDARAERRALERGAHIVVGTPGRICDHIRRGALDLSALSVVVLDEADEMLDLGFREDLEFILEGAPEARRTLMFSATVSPEIARLATTYQRDAERISTIAAKSQHADIDYRACLVDKSDRENAIVNLLRFHEAERAIVFCSTRAAVTHLTGKLLNRGFSVVALSGELTQDERSRALQMMRDGRARVCIATDVAARGIDLPGLELVIHADLPQNREAMLHRSGRTGRAGSKGISALVVPLNVRTKAERLLREAQINATWEAAPGPDEILARDGERLLREPVILEPATADELDGIERLLATFEPRQLAAAVLRNFRAGRSAPEDLVPVTAEGPKPRARNEFENAAWFRLAMGHDQYVDPKWLLPMLCRVGDLTRRDIGMIRVQESETFVQIHAEAASRFAAGLGPSKRLEDKCFVEPMAAAPEGLDRPAPKPARWREGGDARGPKKPHRKGGPREEGEGYAPKARKAAPWAREGGHGAAAAEGRPAKPKYEGKPKFEGKGGYEAKPKFEGKPKAKFDAKPGAKPGAKPGAKFGAKPALKGGKFAPKGPRKGA; encoded by the coding sequence ATGACCCAGTTCGAACATCTCCCCGCGGCGCTCAACGAGGCGCTGGCCGCGAAGGGCTATGCGGCGCTTACGCCGGTGCAGGAGGCGGTGTCGCAGCCGGAGCTGGCGGGGCGCGATCTTCTGGTGTCGGCGCAGACCGGGTCGGGCAAGACGGTGGCCTTCGGTCTGGCGATGGCGCAGGAGCTGATGGCCGATGGCGGGCTCTCGCCTTACGCCGATCTGCCGCGCGGGCTGATCATTGCGCCGACGCGCGAGCTTGCGCAGCAGGTCAGCCGCGAGCTCTCCTGGCTTTTCGCGCAGGCGGGTGCGGTGATCACCGGGGCGGTGGGCGGTATGGACGCGCGGGCCGAGCGGCGCGCGCTCGAGCGGGGGGCGCATATCGTGGTGGGCACGCCCGGGCGGATTTGCGACCATATCCGGCGCGGGGCGCTCGATCTCTCGGCGCTCTCGGTCGTGGTGCTCGACGAGGCCGATGAGATGCTCGATCTCGGCTTCCGCGAAGACCTTGAATTCATTCTCGAAGGGGCGCCCGAGGCGCGGCGCACGCTGATGTTCTCGGCGACGGTTTCGCCCGAGATCGCGCGGCTGGCCACGACGTATCAGCGCGATGCCGAGCGGATCTCGACGATCGCGGCGAAGAGCCAGCACGCCGATATCGATTATCGCGCCTGTCTGGTCGACAAATCCGACCGCGAGAATGCGATCGTGAACCTGCTGCGGTTCCATGAGGCGGAGCGGGCGATCGTGTTTTGCTCGACGCGGGCGGCGGTGACGCATCTGACCGGCAAGCTTCTGAACCGCGGGTTCTCGGTGGTGGCGCTCTCGGGGGAGCTGACCCAGGACGAGCGCTCGCGCGCGCTGCAGATGATGCGCGACGGGCGGGCGCGGGTCTGTATCGCGACCGATGTGGCCGCGCGCGGCATCGACCTGCCGGGGCTCGAGCTCGTGATCCACGCCGATCTGCCGCAAAACCGCGAGGCGATGCTGCACCGCTCGGGGCGGACGGGGCGTGCGGGCTCGAAGGGGATCTCGGCGCTCGTGGTGCCGCTCAATGTGCGCACCAAGGCCGAGCGGCTGTTGCGCGAGGCGCAGATCAACGCGACCTGGGAGGCGGCGCCGGGGCCCGATGAGATCCTCGCGCGCGATGGGGAGCGGCTGTTGCGCGAGCCGGTGATCCTTGAGCCGGCGACGGCGGATGAGCTCGACGGGATCGAGCGGCTCCTGGCGACCTTCGAGCCGCGTCAACTCGCGGCGGCGGTGCTGCGCAATTTCCGCGCCGGGCGGTCGGCGCCCGAGGATCTGGTGCCGGTCACCGCCGAGGGGCCGAAGCCCCGCGCGCGCAATGAATTCGAGAATGCGGCCTGGTTCCGGCTCGCGATGGGCCATGATCAATATGTTGATCCGAAATGGCTTTTGCCGATGCTGTGCCGGGTTGGCGATCTGACGCGGCGCGATATCGGGATGATCCGCGTGCAGGAGAGCGAGACTTTCGTGCAGATCCATGCCGAGGCGGCGAGCCGCTTCGCGGCCGGGCTCGGGCCCTCCAAACGGCTCGAGGACAAATGTTTCGTCGAGCCGATGGCCGCCGCCCCCGAGGGGCTCGACCGGCCCGCGCCGAAGCCTGCGCGCTGGCGCGAAGGCGGCGATGCCCGTGGCCCGAAGAAGCCCCATCGCAAGGGCGGCCCGCGCGAAGAGGGCGAGGGCTATGCGCCCAAGGCCCGCAAGGCCGCGCCCTGGGCGCGTGAGGGCGGCCATGGCGCCGCCGCCGCCGAGGGGCGCCCGGCCAAGCCCAAATACGAGGGCAAACCGAAGTTCGAGGGCAAGGGCGGCTATGAGGCCAAGCCGAAGTTCGAGGGCAAGCCCAAGGCGAAATTCGACGCCAAGCCCGGCGCCAAACCGGGCGCCAAACCGGGCGCGAAATTTGGCGCCAAGCCCGCGCTGAAGGGCGGCAAATTCGCCCCGAAAGGCCCGCGCAAAGGCGCATGA
- a CDS encoding HAD family hydrolase — MLTTIGFDADDTLWHNERFFRLTQAHFHALMADHAPPERLAERLLAAERRNIGAYGFGVKGFTLSMIETAVEVSGGRVPGAVIGEILAAGREMLAHPIELLPQARAAIEALAGRYRIVLVTKGDLIDQERKLAQSGLGELFDAVEIVSDKRAGVYRTVFARHGSGAEQAIMVGNSLKSDVIPMIEAGGWGVHVPHGLTWELEAAEPPREEPRFAEIADLGALPGLVARIAQTC; from the coding sequence ATGCTCACCACGATCGGGTTCGATGCCGATGACACGCTGTGGCACAACGAGCGGTTCTTCCGCCTGACGCAGGCGCATTTTCATGCGCTGATGGCCGATCACGCCCCGCCCGAGCGGCTGGCCGAGCGGCTTCTGGCGGCCGAGCGGCGCAATATCGGCGCCTATGGGTTCGGGGTGAAGGGGTTCACGCTCTCGATGATCGAGACCGCGGTCGAGGTGAGCGGCGGCCGTGTGCCGGGCGCGGTGATCGGCGAGATTCTGGCCGCGGGGCGCGAGATGCTGGCCCATCCGATCGAGCTTTTGCCGCAGGCGCGCGCGGCGATCGAGGCGCTGGCGGGGCGCTACCGGATCGTGCTGGTGACCAAGGGCGACCTGATCGACCAGGAGCGCAAGCTCGCGCAATCGGGGCTGGGCGAGCTCTTCGACGCGGTGGAGATCGTCTCGGACAAGCGCGCGGGCGTCTATCGCACCGTGTTCGCCCGCCACGGCAGCGGCGCGGAGCAGGCGATAATGGTCGGCAACTCGTTGAAATCGGATGTGATTCCGATGATCGAGGCGGGCGGCTGGGGGGTCCATGTGCCGCATGGCCTGACCTGGGAGCTCGAGGCGGCCGAGCCGCCGCGCGAGGAGCCGCGCTTTGCCGAGATCGCCGATCTCGGCGCGCTGCCGGGCCTCGTCGCGCGGATCGCTCAGACGTGCTGA
- a CDS encoding methyltransferase has translation MSHPRLSLALAAPEALPSEGVIALFRPTAETDLSDLPKARLEAVQGFAPDAAALEAKGIKTRPTPGEGYAAAVVFLPRAKAEARAILFEAAARVVPGGPIWVDGVKHDGVDSVLRDLRSWTEVSDPIAKAHGKIFAFRAGAPAPEAWRAVEGHPAPGFVTLPGVFSADGVDRGSALLAAALPAKLPGRMADLGAGWGWLSAQVLAREGVESLDLIEAEHAALDCSKKNISDPRARFIWADATRYTSENRYSGIVMNPPFHAARAADPGLGLAFIRAAAGLLSLSGTLWMVANRHLPYEEALRGLFHEVEEIGGDGGFKLIRAAKPIAGATKAPLRAAPEAPRAVASRRRAPRPRR, from the coding sequence ATGTCGCATCCCCGTCTGTCGCTGGCGCTTGCTGCGCCTGAGGCCCTCCCGTCCGAGGGGGTGATCGCGCTGTTTCGCCCGACCGCCGAGACCGATCTGTCCGATCTGCCCAAAGCCCGGCTCGAGGCGGTGCAGGGTTTTGCCCCCGATGCCGCGGCGCTCGAGGCCAAGGGCATCAAGACCCGCCCGACGCCGGGTGAGGGCTATGCGGCGGCGGTGGTCTTCCTGCCCCGCGCCAAGGCCGAGGCGCGCGCGATCCTGTTCGAGGCGGCGGCGCGGGTGGTGCCGGGCGGGCCGATCTGGGTCGATGGCGTGAAACATGATGGCGTCGATTCGGTCCTGCGCGATCTGCGCAGCTGGACCGAGGTCTCCGACCCGATCGCCAAGGCCCATGGCAAGATCTTCGCCTTCCGCGCCGGCGCCCCCGCGCCGGAGGCCTGGCGCGCGGTCGAGGGCCACCCGGCGCCCGGGTTTGTGACCCTGCCGGGGGTGTTCTCGGCCGATGGCGTGGATCGCGGCTCGGCGCTGCTCGCGGCGGCGCTTCCGGCGAAACTGCCCGGCCGGATGGCCGATCTCGGCGCCGGCTGGGGCTGGCTCTCGGCGCAGGTTCTGGCGCGCGAAGGGGTCGAGAGCCTCGATCTGATCGAGGCGGAGCATGCCGCGCTCGATTGTTCGAAAAAGAACATTTCTGACCCCCGCGCGCGGTTCATCTGGGCCGATGCGACGCGGTATACATCGGAAAATCGCTATTCCGGGATCGTGATGAACCCGCCGTTCCATGCCGCGCGGGCGGCCGATCCGGGGCTCGGGCTGGCGTTCATCCGCGCCGCGGCGGGGCTTTTGTCGCTGTCGGGCACGCTCTGGATGGTCGCGAACCGCCACCTGCCCTATGAAGAGGCGCTGCGCGGGCTGTTCCATGAGGTCGAGGAGATCGGCGGCGATGGCGGCTTCAAGCTGATCCGCGCCGCGAAGCCGATCGCCGGCGCCACCAAGGCCCCGCTGCGCGCGGCCCCCGAGGCGCCGCGCGCCGTCGCGTCACGCCGTCGCGCCCCTCGCCCGCGGCGTTAA
- the hemF gene encoding oxygen-dependent coproporphyrinogen oxidase — MTDIDFTERKARASAWFSELRDRIVARFEALEDAGPGAGAPGRFEVTPTTRKGPEGEDHGGGKMSVMRGGRVFEKVGVNISTVWGTLAPRAQAAMAARGVPGMAEDPRFWASGISLVAHMQNPHTPAVHMNTRMFWTPGAWWFGGGADLNPCLEYAEDTAHFHDTLRAACEAHDAGYYPRFKAWADEYFFVPHRGRARGVGGIFYDDLNTGDWEADFAFTRAVGEAFLPAFVPVTERRLGTPASEADREAQLIHRGLYAEYNLVYDRGTKFGLETGHNADAVLMSLPPLARWP; from the coding sequence ATGACCGATATTGATTTCACCGAGCGCAAGGCGCGGGCGAGCGCGTGGTTCTCCGAGCTGCGCGACCGGATCGTGGCGCGGTTCGAGGCGCTCGAGGACGCCGGGCCCGGGGCCGGCGCGCCGGGGCGGTTCGAGGTCACGCCGACCACCCGCAAGGGCCCCGAGGGCGAGGATCATGGCGGCGGCAAGATGTCGGTGATGCGCGGCGGGCGGGTGTTCGAGAAGGTCGGCGTCAATATCTCGACCGTCTGGGGCACGCTGGCGCCGCGGGCGCAGGCGGCGATGGCGGCGCGCGGTGTGCCGGGGATGGCGGAGGATCCGCGGTTCTGGGCGAGCGGCATCAGTCTCGTGGCGCATATGCAAAACCCGCATACGCCGGCGGTGCATATGAATACGCGGATGTTCTGGACGCCGGGGGCGTGGTGGTTCGGCGGCGGCGCCGATCTCAACCCCTGTCTCGAATATGCCGAGGATACCGCGCATTTCCATGACACGCTGCGCGCGGCCTGCGAGGCGCATGATGCGGGCTATTACCCGCGTTTCAAGGCCTGGGCGGATGAGTATTTCTTCGTGCCCCATCGCGGGCGGGCGCGGGGCGTTGGCGGGATTTTCTATGATGATCTCAACACCGGCGACTGGGAGGCGGATTTCGCCTTTACCCGGGCGGTGGGCGAGGCGTTCTTGCCGGCTTTCGTGCCGGTGACCGAGCGGCGGCTCGGCACGCCGGCCTCCGAGGCCGACCGCGAGGCGCAGCTCATTCATCGCGGGCTCTATGCCGAGTATAATCTCGTCTATGACCGGGGCACGAAATTCGGGCTCGAGACCGGGCATAACGCCGATGCGGTGCTGATGAGCCTGCCGCCGCTGGCGCGCTGGCCGTGA
- the argB gene encoding acetylglutamate kinase, giving the protein MDRDWIATARTLSEALPYLQRYTGAVVVVKFGGNAMGDDEAMADFARDIVLMKQVGMNPVVVHGGGPMINEMLAKLGIKSDWVRGKRVTDKATVEVVEMILSGLVNKRIVQAINDQGGRAVGISGKDDDLMVCEADDPELGFVGRPVEMNVQVIRDLYGAGMIPVIAPVATGVNDNETFNVNGDTAAGAIAGALQADRLLLLTDVAGVKNKAGEVITQMTPDEVTALIADETISGGMIPKVETALKAVKEGVRAVVILDGRVSNAVLLELFTEHGAGSMIRSTIPRVKPRRG; this is encoded by the coding sequence ATGGATCGTGACTGGATCGCCACCGCCCGGACCCTCTCCGAGGCCCTTCCCTACCTGCAGCGCTACACCGGCGCGGTCGTCGTCGTGAAATTCGGCGGCAATGCGATGGGCGACGATGAGGCGATGGCCGATTTCGCGCGCGATATCGTGCTGATGAAACAGGTCGGCATGAACCCGGTCGTGGTGCATGGCGGCGGCCCGATGATCAACGAGATGCTGGCCAAGCTCGGCATCAAATCGGATTGGGTGCGCGGCAAGCGGGTGACCGACAAGGCCACCGTCGAGGTCGTCGAGATGATCCTCTCGGGGCTTGTGAACAAGCGCATCGTGCAGGCGATCAACGATCAGGGCGGGCGCGCGGTCGGCATCTCGGGCAAGGACGACGACCTGATGGTCTGCGAGGCCGATGACCCGGAGCTGGGCTTCGTCGGGCGCCCGGTCGAGATGAACGTGCAGGTGATCCGCGATCTCTATGGCGCCGGGATGATCCCGGTGATCGCGCCGGTGGCGACGGGCGTGAACGACAACGAGACCTTCAACGTCAACGGCGACACCGCCGCGGGCGCGATCGCGGGCGCGTTGCAGGCCGACCGGCTGCTGCTGCTGACCGATGTCGCGGGGGTGAAGAACAAGGCCGGCGAGGTCATCACCCAGATGACGCCCGATGAGGTCACCGCGCTGATCGCCGATGAGACGATCTCGGGCGGGATGATTCCGAAGGTCGAAACCGCGCTCAAGGCGGTGAAGGAGGGGGTGCGCGCGGTCGTCATCCTCGACGGCCGGGTCTCGAATGCGGTGCTCCTGGAGCTCTTCACCGAACATGGCGCGGGCTCGATGATCCGCTCGACGATCCCGCGGGTGAAGCCGCGCCGCGGATGA
- the hemE gene encoding uroporphyrinogen decarboxylase: protein MTDKTILRALKGEVLPTPPVWMMRQAGRYLPEYRATRAQAGDFLSLCYNSELAAEVTLQPIRRYGFDAAILFADILLLPQALGVDLWFETGEGPRMSTTTTAAELAALKAPGDVHEKLAPIYETVKILRRELPRETTLIGFAGAPWTVATYMIAGRGTRDQGPAHALKAADRATFAGIIDLLTEATIEYLSQQVVAGAEVIKLFDSWAGSLKGQDFEDFAVAPAARIIAALKSRFPGLPIIAFPREAGEGYVGFAQKTGADCVAIDNSVSADWAAANVQKDGCVQGNLDPRHMVTGGVALVEATREVVRAFSKGPHIFNLGHGITPDADPENVALMIETIRKG from the coding sequence ATGACCGACAAGACGATCCTGCGCGCCCTGAAGGGCGAGGTTCTGCCCACGCCGCCGGTGTGGATGATGCGCCAGGCCGGCCGCTACCTGCCCGAATATCGCGCGACGCGCGCCCAGGCCGGGGATTTCCTGTCGTTGTGCTACAATTCCGAGCTCGCCGCCGAGGTGACGCTGCAACCGATCCGCCGCTACGGGTTCGACGCGGCGATTCTCTTCGCCGATATCTTGCTCCTGCCGCAGGCGCTCGGCGTCGATCTGTGGTTCGAGACCGGCGAGGGCCCGCGGATGTCGACCACCACGACGGCGGCCGAGCTCGCCGCCCTGAAAGCGCCCGGCGATGTGCATGAGAAACTCGCGCCGATCTATGAAACCGTGAAGATCCTGCGCCGCGAGCTGCCGCGCGAGACCACGCTGATCGGCTTTGCGGGCGCGCCCTGGACGGTCGCGACCTACATGATCGCCGGCCGCGGCACGCGCGATCAGGGCCCCGCCCATGCGCTCAAGGCCGCCGACCGCGCGACCTTCGCGGGGATCATCGACCTGCTCACCGAAGCCACGATCGAATATCTCAGCCAGCAGGTCGTCGCCGGCGCCGAGGTGATCAAGCTCTTCGACAGCTGGGCAGGCAGCCTCAAGGGCCAGGATTTCGAGGACTTCGCCGTGGCGCCCGCCGCGCGGATCATCGCCGCGCTGAAATCGCGCTTCCCCGGTCTGCCGATCATCGCCTTCCCGCGCGAGGCGGGCGAGGGTTATGTCGGGTTTGCGCAGAAAACCGGCGCCGATTGTGTCGCGATCGACAATTCGGTCTCGGCCGACTGGGCGGCGGCCAATGTGCAAAAGGACGGCTGCGTGCAGGGCAACCTCGACCCGCGCCATATGGTCACCGGCGGCGTGGCGCTCGTTGAGGCCACCCGCGAGGTGGTGCGCGCCTTCTCGAAGGGGCCGCATATCTTCAACCTCGGCCATGGCATCACCCCCGATGCCGACCCGGAGAATGTCGCGCTCATGATCGAGACGATCCGCAAGGGCTAA
- a CDS encoding SDR family NAD(P)-dependent oxidoreductase, whose amino-acid sequence MDERKVMLLTGASRGIGHATVKRFAREGWRIITCSRQPFPEKCPWGGGREDHIEIDLADPNATIAAIEEIRARLGGKLHALVNNAGISPKGPGGARLNTLDTDLRTWGQVFHVNFFASIVLARGLKDELSAARGAVVNVTSIAGSRVHPFAGAAYATSKAALKALTREMAHDFGPLGVRVNAIAPGEIETSILSPGTEKIVEGLPMRRLGQPSEVADVIWFLCTDASSYVTGTEIEVNGGQHV is encoded by the coding sequence ATGGACGAGCGCAAGGTGATGCTGTTGACGGGGGCGAGCCGCGGGATCGGCCATGCCACGGTGAAGCGATTCGCGCGGGAGGGCTGGCGGATCATCACCTGCTCGCGCCAGCCCTTCCCGGAGAAATGCCCCTGGGGCGGCGGGCGCGAGGACCATATCGAGATCGACCTCGCCGACCCGAACGCGACGATCGCCGCGATCGAGGAGATCCGGGCGCGGCTCGGCGGCAAGCTTCATGCGCTGGTCAACAATGCCGGGATCTCGCCGAAGGGCCCGGGCGGGGCGCGGCTCAATACGCTCGACACCGATCTGCGGACCTGGGGGCAGGTGTTCCACGTCAATTTCTTCGCCTCGATCGTGCTGGCGCGCGGCCTGAAGGACGAGCTCTCGGCGGCGCGCGGCGCGGTGGTCAATGTCACCTCGATCGCGGGCAGCCGCGTGCACCCGTTCGCGGGCGCGGCCTATGCCACCTCAAAGGCCGCGCTGAAGGCGCTCACCCGCGAAATGGCCCATGATTTCGGGCCCTTGGGCGTGCGCGTGAATGCGATCGCGCCCGGCGAGATCGAGACCTCGATCCTCTCGCCCGGCACCGAGAAGATCGTCGAGGGCCTGCCGATGCGCCGGCTCGGCCAGCCCTCCGAGGTCGCCGATGTGATCTGGTTCCTGTGCACCGATGCCTCGAGCTATGTCACCGGCACCGAGATCGAGGTGAACGGCGGTCAGCACGTCTGA
- a CDS encoding SixA phosphatase family protein — translation MTPLGHRRLILTRHAKSSWDDPLMSDHDRPLNARGIAAARELGDFLASRGLEPEEVLCSTAQRTRETWDRVAGAVLETRPEVRYLDALYHAAPDVMLAHLRHATQPTVMMIGHNPGIAEFAARLPARPVFDPDFRKFPTCATLIIDFQIDDWSEVKPGFGSMLDFFTPSNRGA, via the coding sequence ATGACACCGCTCGGTCACCGCCGTCTGATCCTCACCCGCCACGCGAAATCGAGCTGGGATGACCCGCTGATGAGCGACCACGATCGCCCGCTCAACGCCCGCGGCATCGCCGCCGCCCGCGAACTGGGCGATTTCCTCGCCTCGCGCGGCCTCGAACCCGAAGAGGTGCTCTGCTCCACCGCCCAGCGCACCCGCGAAACCTGGGACCGCGTCGCCGGCGCCGTGCTCGAAACCCGCCCCGAGGTGCGCTACCTCGACGCCCTCTACCACGCCGCGCCCGATGTCATGCTCGCCCATCTGCGCCACGCCACCCAGCCGACGGTGATGATGATCGGCCACAACCCCGGCATCGCCGAATTCGCCGCCCGCCTGCCCGCGCGCCCCGTCTTCGACCCCGATTTCCGCAAATTCCCGACCTGCGCGACCCTGATCATCGATTTCCAGATCGACGACTGGTCCGAGGTCAAACCCGGCTTCGGCTCGATGCTCGACTTCTTCACCCCCTCGAACCGGGGCGCCTGA
- a CDS encoding ferredoxin — protein sequence MTGLPPGLAEALAAERLFVAGSMACETGQRLLLAPDEPGFWAHLSAAPEWADGAPDPLDRWSKRVIEGLAARFEGVARFPFEGPPWPPFYQWALASGAFFASPVALLVHPRMGLWASLRGALEIGGAPPEAAPPPTPCAACARPCTTTCPVGAMSETGYDVPRCHEFLNTPEGETCLSFGCLARRACPPGQSYGRLASQSAWHMRHFHP from the coding sequence ATGACCGGCCTGCCGCCGGGCCTTGCCGAGGCCCTCGCCGCCGAGCGGCTTTTCGTCGCAGGGTCAATGGCTTGCGAGACGGGGCAACGGCTCCTTCTCGCCCCCGACGAGCCCGGATTCTGGGCGCATCTGAGCGCCGCGCCCGAATGGGCCGACGGCGCGCCCGACCCGCTCGACCGCTGGTCGAAACGGGTGATCGAGGGGCTCGCCGCGCGCTTCGAGGGCGTCGCGCGCTTCCCCTTCGAGGGCCCGCCCTGGCCGCCCTTCTATCAATGGGCGCTGGCGTCCGGGGCGTTTTTCGCAAGCCCCGTCGCGCTTCTCGTCCATCCGCGAATGGGCCTCTGGGCCAGCCTGCGCGGCGCGCTCGAGATCGGCGGCGCACCGCCCGAGGCCGCCCCGCCGCCCACGCCTTGCGCCGCCTGCGCGCGCCCCTGCACCACCACCTGCCCCGTCGGCGCGATGTCCGAGACGGGCTATGACGTGCCCCGCTGCCACGAATTTCTTAACACCCCGGAAGGCGAAACCTGCCTTTCCTTCGGCTGCCTTGCGCGCCGCGCTTGCCCGCCCGGGCAAAGCTATGGCAGGCTGGCCTCACAATCCGCTTGGCATATGAGGCACTTCCACCCATGA
- a CDS encoding amino acid ABC transporter ATP-binding protein codes for MTEPHFERNVDRSHMQVSDEVAIQIEQMNKWYGQFHVLRDINLTVNRGERIVIAGPSGSGKSTMIRCINRLEEHQSGKIIVDGTELTSDLKNIDKVRSEVGMVFQHFNLFPHLTILENCTLAPIWVRKVPKKEAIETAMYFLEKVKIPDQAHKYPGQLSGGQQQRVAIARSLCMKPRIMLFDEPTSALDPEMIKEVLDTMIELAEEGMTMLCVTHEMGFAQAVANRVIFMDQGQIVEQNNPHDFFHNPQSERTKLFLSQILGH; via the coding sequence ATGACGGAACCGCATTTCGAACGCAACGTCGACCGCTCGCATATGCAGGTCTCTGACGAGGTCGCGATCCAGATCGAGCAGATGAACAAGTGGTATGGCCAGTTCCACGTGCTGCGCGACATCAACCTCACCGTGAACCGCGGCGAGCGGATCGTCATCGCCGGGCCCTCGGGCTCGGGGAAATCGACGATGATCCGCTGCATCAACCGCCTCGAGGAGCACCAGTCGGGCAAGATCATCGTCGATGGCACCGAGCTCACCTCGGATCTGAAGAACATCGACAAGGTGCGTTCCGAGGTCGGCATGGTGTTCCAGCATTTCAACCTCTTCCCGCATCTGACGATCCTCGAGAATTGCACCCTCGCGCCGATCTGGGTGCGTAAGGTGCCGAAGAAGGAAGCCATTGAAACGGCGATGTATTTCCTCGAGAAGGTGAAGATCCCCGATCAGGCGCACAAATACCCCGGCCAGCTCTCGGGCGGCCAGCAACAGCGCGTCGCGATCGCGCGCAGCCTGTGCATGAAGCCGCGGATCATGCTCTTTGACGAGCCGACCTCGGCGCTCGACCCGGAGATGATCAAGGAGGTGCTCGACACGATGATCGAGCTCGCCGAGGAGGGGATGACGATGCTCTGTGTGACCCATGAGATGGGCTTTGCGCAGGCGGTGGCGAACCGGGTGATCTTCATGGATCAGGGGCAGATCGTCGAGCAGAACAACCCGCACGATTTCTTCCACAACCCGCAGTCGGAGCGCACCAAGCTCTTCCTGAGCCAGATCCTCGGGCATTGA